DNA sequence from the Halobacterium sp. DL1 genome:
GGGGCTCCACCCCGCCGCCGAGATTCGGCTGAACTGGTCGCCCTCCAGGACCAGTTCGGCGTCCTCGCCAGTTTCGTCGCGGTCCTGCACGTAGACGTCGAAGACCGCCTGGTCGCGGCGGTTCGCCGCGTACGCGAAGCGGTCGCCGTCGTGGCTCCAGCCGCCCCAGTTGTGTTTCGCGTCGGGGGCATCCGTGAGCGCGACGTCCTCGCTGCCGTCCGCGGAGAGGCGATGGAGCTGGACGAACTCGTCGCCGCCCTCGTCCATCCCGTAGACGAGTTCCTCGCGTGTCGGCGAGAACGACGCGTAGACCACGCGCTCGTCGTGGAACGTCAACTGCTCGGGCCACGCCTCCGGTTCGTCGAGTTGCCACACCTGGTTCGACCCGGTCGTGTCGAGCATGAACGCGAGTTCGCCAGACGGCCCTACCGTGGGACCGCCGGCCCCGCGGATGTTGAGGTACCGCTCGATGTCGTAGGCCATTGCCCTACGTCTGGGCCGGAACGACCGTTACCCTTCGGGTGCCGGAACTCCCTCTGCCCGCTCGTCGCCTCGCCGTCGTCAGCCGAACAGCACGCCGCGGGCCGTCTTCCCCAGGTAGGTGGCGACGGGTCGCCCCCGGGGGAGGGTGTAGAGGTCGCCGAGCTCCGCCTCGGAGAGCGTTTCCGGTTCGAACTCGTCGCGTTCGAGCCGGCGGGCGCCCTCGGCGAGCATCTCCTCGGAGGCGTCGAACAGTCGACACCGGACTGCGCCCCACGTCGGCGCGTCGGCAATGTCGACGCGCCTAGAGTGGACCACTTCCCCGCCGTCTAGCGTCTCGTTGATGCGCTGTAGCGTGACGCCGGCCTCTGGGCGGCCGTGGACGTACTCCCAGAACCCCATCGGCTGACCCCGGTACTCCCGGAAGTCGCCGTGGTGGAAGCTCAAGACCCCCATCTCTGGCGCGGTCAGCGCGTCGCCGACCAGGAAGCCGAAGCCGAAGCGGACCGCCACGTCCGTCTCCGCAACCCGCTCGACGGCGTCCTCCGGGAGCGCGTTCTTCCAGCCGTCGACCGTCTCCGGTTCACACTCCACCCACTCGGCGTCCGCGACGCCGTCGATGTCCCGAATCGGCACCGGTTCTAGGGGGTCGAGGTCGTCGGCGAACAGCTGCATCACGGCCGCGACGACCCCCCACTCGCGGAGTTCGACGAGGCGGCGCACGGCGTCGGTCGTCGAGCGCTCGCTGTCCGAAGCGTCCTCGACGACGAGGCCGACCTCGGCGTTCGTCTCCGCGACCATCCGCTGGACGGCCGCGGCCGCCCACGCGGGGAGGGTCTCGCTGTGGGCCAGCAGACAGACCTCGGTGGTGTCGTCCTCACCCACGCGTGCTCACCACCTTCGGGTCGTCGCGGACCGCCTCGTTCAGTTCCGCCATCGTCCGGACCTCGAGTTCGCCCCGGTCGCGCCTCGTCGCGAGTTCCGCGAGAAACGCCCGCACCGCCGGCCACTGGGCCTCGTTCGAGAGGTCGTAGAGGTGACACCAGAGGTGACAGTCGCCCTCCCGCTCGACGGCCGCGTCGAGCGCCCGGCTGAGATACTGCCGCTGGAGGCGCTGCCTGAGCCGGACCGGGAGCGTGCGGAACGGGGCGGGCGCCGGCCGCTGGCCCGACGGGAGCGCCGACGACGTCAGCGAGGGGTAGGAGGTGCAGTAGGTCTCGACGACGCCGTCGACCAGGTCCGGTTCGAACACCGGGTGAGGGCCGTACAGCAGTTCCTTCGCCCGGGCGACGCTTCCGCGGCCGCTCGTGTCCCGGCTCATCCGCATGCACTCGACGCCGGCCTCACGGAGCGGTTCCGCGGGCGGCCTGCTGTGTCGCGGCGGGACGATGGAGTCCGTCTTCGACCCGGTCGCCGAGCGGATCAGCGACTGGGCCGCCTCCAGTTCCCACGCGATGGTCTCTGGGGAGGCCTCCCCGCAGATGACGTGGGAGTACGTGTGCGTGCAGAGTTCGTGGCCGGTCGGCCGCTCGAGTATCTGTCGTACCATCTCCGGTGCGTAGAACAGCGGGTCGCGGGCCACGGCCGTTCCCGGGTCGTTCTGGAACCACCCCTCGCGGTGCGGGCCGTGGTGGTCCCGCTCGCAGTCCGGCTCGAAGAGGTGGCCCACGACGTCGAAGGAGATGGGGACGTCGACGGAGTCGCAGTGGTCCAGCAGGTGACCGAGACACGCCCGCTCTGCCGAGCCGTCGTCGCTCAGGTGCGGGTACTCGCCCACGTCGTGGACCCCCCAGCCGAGCTCTATTTCGATGCTGATCGTGACCGCCATCTCCTCGAGTTTCAGGGAGCACCGGGATTAGTAGCCACTCGCTTACTGCGCCCGTTCGGCAGTGGAGTCGACGTTCGTCGCGGTGTCGTCCCGGGAACGCGGAACGGAACGGTTTTTACCCGCGTGCTGCGTGCCGACGTGTATGCGAGTGGCGTTCGTCTCCGAGACGACCGCCCACCACGCCGACGGCGACGATCTCGACCGGCTCGACCTGCTCGCGGGACTGCTCGCCGAGCGGGGACACGAGGTCCACGTCTGCTGTGCGCAGTGGTGGGAGGGCCGGCCGGACACCTTCGACTACGAGGACGTGACCTACCACGCCATCACGGCCGACCCCGGCCGACGCTGGTTCTCCCCGAAAGCCGCCGCCACCCTCCGCGGCATCGACCCCGACGTCGTCCACGCGACCTCCCGCACGCCCGGCCACGTCTACGGCGCGCGCTGGGGCGGCCTGCTCGCCGGCGCCCCGGTCGTCTGCGAGTGGTACGACCCCCACGACACCGGGGACGGACTACGCGGCCGCGCCTACCGGTACGCCGCGCGCCGCCCGAGCGCGGTGGTGACGCCCTCCCGGACCGTGAAGACGAGCGTCCGCGAGTGCGGCCGGGACGGCGAGGACGTGCGCGTCGTCCCGACTGGCATCGACATGGACCGGATTCGCCGCGCGGTCCCGGGCGACGACGGCGACATCGTCGTCAGCCGGCGCCTAGACGAGAACGCCAACCTGGAGTCGCTGTTCCTCGCGCTCGCGGAGTTCCGGGAGTACGACTGGAACTGCACGGTCGTCGGCGACGGTCCAGCACGCCGCGGCTACGAGCGCCAGGCCAGCGACCTCCGCATCGCCGACCGCGTGGACTTCGTCGGCGACTGCACCGTCGAGGAGCGCGTGGAGATATTCAAGAACGCCCACGTCTACGTCCACACCGCCGAACGCACGTCGTTCGCGTGCGACCTGCTGTGGGCGCTCGCCTGCGGCTGCGTCGGCATCGTCGAGTACCACGCCCAGTCCAGCGCCCACGAACTCGTCGAGACGTACGACCGGGGCTTCCGCGCGACCAGCGACGAGGAGATCGTCGAGTGCCTGGTCGCGGCGGGCGACCTCGAACGCAAAGCCGTCGACGAGACGTTCGCCGACTACGACTACGACGCGTTCGTCTCCGCCTACCTCGACACCTACAGCGACGCGCAGGCAGACGCCGGCCTGCTCTGACCTCTCGTTCTGTCCACCCTGGAGACGAGGCGGACGGACGTTCGGTACAGCGTGTCAAGGCACCAGCAGCTTTCTCTGGTAGGCCGAGAACGGGTAGGCATGACAGACTGGTTGACCGAGTACACCGAGACGGACGACCTGAACGAGAAGTACGGGCTCCTCCGCGAAGAGATGACCAGACTCCGCGGGCAGCGCGACGACATCGAGTTCTTCGACGAGGACGCCGTCGGGAGCGACGTCCGCCGGCTGAACGAGACGGTCGACGGCGACCTGGTGGTGTTCCTCGCGAACGACTTCGGGCGTCCGCGGGCCTACCGGCCGAGCGGCGTCGAGAGGGAGGCCCAGGACGAGATTCGGCGGGCGCTGCTGGCGAACAAGTACGACGACACGAACGAGGACCTGAACGAGATTCGCCGGGAGTTGCTAGACGCACACCCCGCAATCCACAAAGTCCTCGTCGCAGTGTCCGCCGCGGACGGAATCCGGTACCACCTCCCCGAAGGTTCGAACGAGACGACGAACTTCCTCACGGTCCGCGAGATGGTCGGCCTCGTCGACTACACGACGAACAGTTTCCAGAGCGACGGTCTCTCGCGCACGTACTGACGCGAGACACTGCCTCTCGGGCTACGCTTACCGGCCGTCCTCGTCGCGCATCTGCTCGGCGACGCGCACCGCAGCGACGTTCTCTTCGACGTCGTGGACGCGCACGATGTCGGCGCCGCGGTCGGTCGCGAGCGCCGTCGCCGCCGTCGTCGCGTAGCCGCCCTCGTCGGGGTAGCGGTCGACCGCGCCGAACATCGACTTCTGGGAGTGCCCAACCAGCACTGGACAGCCGAGCGCGTGGAACTCGTCGGTGCGGTCGAGGATATCGAAGCTCTCCGCCGCCGACTTCCCGAAGCCGACGCCCGGGTCGACGATGATCTTCTCCCGCGGGAGGCCCGCCTTCTCCGCGAGCAGCACGCGCTCGGTCAGTTCGTCGACGACGTCCTCGACGACGTCGTCGTAGTGGACGTCCTGGCCGGGTTCGACTGGCGCGTTGATGGAGTGCATCACGACCAGCGGCGCGTCGTACTCGGCGGCGACGAAGCGCATCTCCGGGTCCTCGAGGCCCGTCACGTCGTTCAGGATGTCGGCGCCAGCGTCGAGGGCCTGCCGGCCGACTTCCGCCTTCCGGGTGTCGACGGAGACGAGCGCGTCGAGGTCCGCGAGTCGTTCGATCACCGGGAGCACGCGGTCGAGTTCCTCCTCGACGGGAACGGGGTCGGCGCCCGGTCGGGTGGACTCCCCGCCGACGTCGACGATGTCGGCCCCGACCTCGACCATCTCCTCGGCGCGCGCGACGGCGTCCTCGACGCGCTCGTAGTCGCCGCCGTCGTGGAAGCTGTCCGGCGTGACGTTCAGGATGCCCATCACGGCGGTGCCGTCCTCCCACGGGTAGCCGTGTTCGGCCGGTTCCGTCCGGATGCCGAGGTCCGCACGGAGTTCCTCGGCGAACACCGAGAGCCCGTACGGCTGCCCGTCGAGTTTCTCGCAGAGGCGCTTGAACTGCGCGAGCGTCCCCATCAGCACCGCGTCGAGCGTGCCTCGGGGCTGTTCGTTCAGTCCCGACAGCGAGCACTCCGCGCCGAGGCTCAGCATCTCCTCCTTGAGGTACTGGGCCTGGCGCTTCCGGACGCGGGTCTTCACCACGCGGTGGACGCCCTTCCCGCGCATCCGCCAGACGCCCGGGGGCGTGACGTGGGCGCCCTCCAGCGTCTCGCGGGCCTCTTCGAGGTCCCGCACTCGCTTGGGAAGGTTCGTTCGCGTCCAGCGCGTCCGCGCCTCCGCGACGGTGAACAGCGACCCCGTGACGAGCACCAGGTCGTCGTCGGCCGCCTCCTCGAGCGCGGCGTCGACGGCCGCCTCGACGGAGCGCCTGATCGTCGTCTCGCCGGCGCCAGCCTCCGAGAACACCGTCTCCAGAACTTCGGCGTCCTCCGCGCGGTCGGTGTCCGGTTCGCAGACCCACGCGCGGTCGGGCGTCGGCAGCGCGTCGGCCATTCCGCGGTGGTCCTTGTCGTGCATCGCGCCGAAGACGCAGAGCAGGCGGTCGTAGTCGAACTCTGCGACAGTGTCCGCGAGCGCCTCGCAGGCGCCGGTGTTGTGCGCGCCGTCGAGGGCCACGACGGGGTCGGCGCTCATCACCTCGAAGCGGCCCGGCCAGTACGCCTTCCGGAAGCCGCGCGCGATGGTCTCCGCGTCCACGTCCGCGACCTGCCGAGCGAGCACCGCCGCGACGCCCGCGTTCCGGGCCTGGTAGGCGCCGAGCAGCGGAATCCGTGTGTCGACGGACCAGCCGTCGCCCGCGAGCGAGACGGCGGCCTCGGTGTGGTTCGTGCGTCCCCCGTAGCGCACCGTCACGTCGACGCCAGCGCCGTCCTCCCCGACGGCGACGACGTCTCCGGCCTGCTCGCGGACCGCCGCGAGCGCGTCGCCGGTGGTCGCCGTCACGAGCGGATTGTCGGCGGGCGCGACGTGGGCCTTGTCGCGCGCTATCTCCTCGACCGTGTCGCCGAGGACGCCCGTGTGTTCGAGCGTGACCGAGGTGACCGCGCTCGCCTCGGGGTCGACAACGCTCGTCGCGTCGTACCGGCCGCCGATGCCCACCTCCAGAACCGCGACGTCGACGTCCTGCCGGCCGAACTCCCAGAGCGCCATCGCGGTCACGACCTCGAAGAACGTGGGAGCGTCACCGTCCGCCGCGCGCTCGTTCACGCGCGGCCGGACCGCCTCGACGAACTCGGTGAGCGCGGACTTGGAGAGCTGACGGCCGTTGACGGTCGCGCGCTCGCGCACGTCGTCGAAGTGCGGGGAGGTGTACAGCCCGACGTCGAGGCCAGCCTCCCGGAGCGTGGACTCGACGAGTCGGGCGGTGCTACCCTTCCCGTTCGACCCCGCGACCTGCACGTACCGCGTCCCCTCGTGGGGGTCGCCGAGGGCCGCCAGGAGGTCTGCCGTCGAGTCCGTGCCGGGTTTCGGCCGGTAGCGACGGAGGTCGAGGAGGAAGTTCGCCGCCTCGTCGTATCGCATGGTCGAATCGAACGCGCCGCCCCGCATTAGACTGTCGGACCCGTCGGAATCGCAGTCATTCCCCGAGGGCCGATGCCCGCCCGGTCGGTGAACTGGCCGTGCCGTGGTGCGTGCCAACGGGATACCTGAAACGGCCGTTTGTGTCTCCAGAACACATTTTCCACCCAGCCTCTATGGACGGGTATGGAACGACGTAGGTTCCTCGCTGGCCTGTCTGCCACAGTTCCGCTCGCCCTCGCGGGCTGTCTCGGTGGCCAGGACGACGACACCTCCACCACGGCATCGAACGACGAAACGACCACGCAGACTCCCGACGACACGACGACATCGACGACCGACTCCGGTCCGCTGTCGGTCGGGGAGAAGCTCAGTCTCGGCGACGACCGTGCCATCGGCGTCGTCGGCATGGACGCCACGGCGTTCGTCCTCACCCGAGAGGGGACCGACTATCAGGTCCATTCCGGCAACACCACGCGGTACGTGCTCGTGACCTTCGACATCGACGCCGTCAGCGACTACGAGTCCCTTGTCGCGGAGAACGTCACACTCACGCTGAACGACGAGCAGTCGTTCGGCGACCCGGTGTTCCCGCTGGGAGGCGGCGCCAACCAGTTCGTCGCTGCCTACCCCGTCCCGAACGACGTGACGCCGTACACCGGTTCCGTCGACCTCGACACTGGCGACCAGCCCGCGACGTGGGAGTTCGACGCCCGGGACATCGAGTCCATCACCCAGAACGTCGACTGGGAGGTGACGAGCGAGACCGTCCCGGACAGCGTCGCTCCGGAGGCGGAGTTCGGCGTCGACCTCGAGATCGAGAACAACGGCGACGCCTTCGAGTTCGTCACGACTGTCGCCGGGACAGCGTCGGCGCCCACTCGCGCAACCTTCGACGTCCCGGCCAGCGACACGGTGACGAAGACCGTCGAACTCACGGCTCCGGCCGCGGACGGCGAGAGCGAGTTCCACGTGGAACTCGACTGGGGCGGCACCGGCATCATCGAAGTCATCCCGTTCGAGTAGCGGATACGTCAAAGGGCTGTTTGTGCTTGCCCAGTCTCTTTGATACTACCCACACTCGGTCAGGATGGAGCGCGTTCGGCCCTCCCAAACACCGCAGCTCTCCCCCGCTGCCCGGTGCGACAGCCCACTACTGTCATCCTCGCTGGCGCTCCACGTTTCCCTCCGTTCTTCCGGTTACCAGCGACGTGACTACGGTACTGTCGGAAGATTTACTACCATGAGGCGCGCGGTCGTCCATCGAGGCGGGCACAAATCGTGCCGGATGCGCCGAACCACTCACTCACGGTGACGCGCTCGGGGCTCGAACGTGGTTTCCCCTGTCACCGCCAGCCAGAACATCCCTGTTGCTCTGTCAGTCCGTGGCTCTGTGCTCCACGCCAGGACCGCGAAAAGACCTATCGCTCACTGGGTGTTCGTGGGTGAGCCAACTGGGCTACTCCAAGCACAACCGCCACTGAAAACGCTACAAGAGCACCGATTGCCCAGCTACTGCCGTCGCCACGAACAACGCTAACCAGTTGGCTAGCTCCGGCTACAGCAAGTGCCGCAGTAGAGATCATAATTAGTCTAGTAGACGGTCGTCTCATAGCCGGTACTGTGTTTTTAGTCGTCTTACTACTATTGGTGATACGTACGCAGCTGGACTGAGCGGCTGATTTGTGGTGTCAGTAGCGAACAGAACTTGCTGGTGCCCCGCACCTGACCGAGGTCGACTCGCTCCGTTCGTCTATCGAGCTTCCGCCACTAATCGTGACGGAAACGCCGGAGCGCTCGTCCCTCGCGCTCCGAGCTTCAGACACGCCTTCGCTGGTGCTCAGTCGTGTCTGAAACACCGGTGGCCGGTGAACACCATCGCCATCCCGTGCTCGTCGGCAGCCTCGATGACGTCCTCGTCGTTGACAGAGCCACCCGGCTGCACGATGGCCTCAACGCCCGCCTCGGCCGCCAACTCGACGGCGTCCGGGAACGGGAAGAACGCGTCCGAGGCCATCACCGCGCCGTCCGCGCTCTTCTCCTCGGCGTCCCGCTCGGCCTTCTTCGCCGCGATCTCGACGGCGTCCACGCGACTCACCTGGCCGACGCCCAGTCCTACGGTCTCCGTGCCGTCGGCGAACAGGATGCCGTTGGACTTGACGTGCTTGAGCACGCGCCACGCGAACAGCATCGTCTCCACCTCCTCGTCGGTCGGTTCGCGCTCGGTGACAACCTCGAGGTCGTCCGCCTCGGGCGCCCACTGGTCGCGCTCCTGGACGAGTCGACCGCCGACGATGGGCTTCTCGGTGAACCGTTCGGTGGCGTCACCGAAGGGCCCGGTGTCGAGGACGCGGAGGTTCTTCTTCTCGCGGAGGACGGCGAGTGCGTCGTCCGTGTAGCCGGGCGCGACCACGACCTCCTTGAACGACTCCGTGACGAGTTCGGCCGTCTCGGCGTCACAGGTCCGGTTCAGTGCGACGATGCCGCCGAACGCGCTTTTGGCGTCCGTGGCGAGTGCGTCGGCGTACGCCTCCGCGAGCGTGTCGGCCGTCGCACAGCCAGCGGGGTTGGTGTGCTTGATGACCGCGGCCGCCGGGTCGTCGAACTCCTTGATGAGGTTCAGCGCGCCGTCGGCGTCGTTGTAGTTGTTGTACGACAGCGCCTTCGCGCCCTCGTTGCGCTGGTCGGCGGCGACGACGCTGGCCTCCTCGCAAGTGTCGTCGCGGTACACCGCGGCCTCCTGGTGGGGATTCTCCCCGTACCGGAGGTCCGCGGCGCGACTCTCGCCAGAGAGGCGGCGCACGGGGAAGTCGCCGCCCGTGTCGGCGCCGACGGTGACGCCGTCGTCGGTGCGTTCGACGCCTCCTTCGGCGACCCACCGGATTGCCCGCGGGTAGGCCGCGAACTCGGCGTCGTACAGCACCCGCTCTTTGAGCGAGTCGACGTCGTCGTCAGCGAAGACCGGGACCGGTTCCTGGGTGACG
Encoded proteins:
- a CDS encoding methionyl-tRNA formyltransferase — encoded protein: MGEDDTTEVCLLAHSETLPAWAAAAVQRMVAETNAEVGLVVEDASDSERSTTDAVRRLVELREWGVVAAVMQLFADDLDPLEPVPIRDIDGVADAEWVECEPETVDGWKNALPEDAVERVAETDVAVRFGFGFLVGDALTAPEMGVLSFHHGDFREYRGQPMGFWEYVHGRPEAGVTLQRINETLDGGEVVHSRRVDIADAPTWGAVRCRLFDASEEMLAEGARRLERDEFEPETLSEAELGDLYTLPRGRPVATYLGKTARGVLFG
- a CDS encoding glycosyl transferase family 1, translating into MRVAFVSETTAHHADGDDLDRLDLLAGLLAERGHEVHVCCAQWWEGRPDTFDYEDVTYHAITADPGRRWFSPKAAATLRGIDPDVVHATSRTPGHVYGARWGGLLAGAPVVCEWYDPHDTGDGLRGRAYRYAARRPSAVVTPSRTVKTSVRECGRDGEDVRVVPTGIDMDRIRRAVPGDDGDIVVSRRLDENANLESLFLALAEFREYDWNCTVVGDGPARRGYERQASDLRIADRVDFVGDCTVEERVEIFKNAHVYVHTAERTSFACDLLWALACGCVGIVEYHAQSSAHELVETYDRGFRATSDEEIVECLVAAGDLERKAVDETFADYDYDAFVSAYLDTYSDAQADAGLL
- a CDS encoding dihydropteroate synthase: MRYDEAANFLLDLRRYRPKPGTDSTADLLAALGDPHEGTRYVQVAGSNGKGSTARLVESTLREAGLDVGLYTSPHFDDVRERATVNGRQLSKSALTEFVEAVRPRVNERAADGDAPTFFEVVTAMALWEFGRQDVDVAVLEVGIGGRYDATSVVDPEASAVTSVTLEHTGVLGDTVEEIARDKAHVAPADNPLVTATTGDALAAVREQAGDVVAVGEDGAGVDVTVRYGGRTNHTEAAVSLAGDGWSVDTRIPLLGAYQARNAGVAAVLARQVADVDAETIARGFRKAYWPGRFEVMSADPVVALDGAHNTGACEALADTVAEFDYDRLLCVFGAMHDKDHRGMADALPTPDRAWVCEPDTDRAEDAEVLETVFSEAGAGETTIRRSVEAAVDAALEEAADDDLVLVTGSLFTVAEARTRWTRTNLPKRVRDLEEARETLEGAHVTPPGVWRMRGKGVHRVVKTRVRKRQAQYLKEEMLSLGAECSLSGLNEQPRGTLDAVLMGTLAQFKRLCEKLDGQPYGLSVFAEELRADLGIRTEPAEHGYPWEDGTAVMGILNVTPDSFHDGGDYERVEDAVARAEEMVEVGADIVDVGGESTRPGADPVPVEEELDRVLPVIERLADLDALVSVDTRKAEVGRQALDAGADILNDVTGLEDPEMRFVAAEYDAPLVVMHSINAPVEPGQDVHYDDVVEDVVDELTERVLLAEKAGLPREKIIVDPGVGFGKSAAESFDILDRTDEFHALGCPVLVGHSQKSMFGAVDRYPDEGGYATTAATALATDRGADIVRVHDVEENVAAVRVAEQMRDEDGR
- a CDS encoding phosphoribosylglycinamide formyltransferase gives rise to the protein MTRIAGLASNRGRNLLHVDDVGPGGAELAVVLSNHADAPVIDAAAERGIPTEVVERSDDESRRDHEQRVVDALSEYDVDLVCLDGYMRVLSETFLDSVPLTLNVHPSLLPSFPGADAHEQVLDAEVSVTGCTVHVVTNAVADDGSVREDDIDAGPIVTQEPVPVFADDDVDSLKERVLYDAEFAAYPRAIRWVAEGGVERTDDGVTVGADTGGDFPVRRLSGESRAADLRYGENPHQEAAVYRDDTCEEASVVAADQRNEGAKALSYNNYNDADGALNLIKEFDDPAAAVIKHTNPAGCATADTLAEAYADALATDAKSAFGGIVALNRTCDAETAELVTESFKEVVVAPGYTDDALAVLREKKNLRVLDTGPFGDATERFTEKPIVGGRLVQERDQWAPEADDLEVVTEREPTDEEVETMLFAWRVLKHVKSNGILFADGTETVGLGVGQVSRVDAVEIAAKKAERDAEEKSADGAVMASDAFFPFPDAVELAAEAGVEAIVQPGGSVNDEDVIEAADEHGMAMVFTGHRCFRHD